In Drosophila bipectinata strain 14024-0381.07 chromosome 2R, DbipHiC1v2, whole genome shotgun sequence, one genomic interval encodes:
- the BBS9 gene encoding protein PTHB1, producing the protein MSLFNVCSWWSAQCSDPGEEYDVASLLCARFGLEAQEKDYIIVGSQSGQLSIYYPHHRGYDATDLLLETQMTAPILGLYAGKFSGTVRNENANQLGVLLPNAIVIYNVLAIGGLAEHGAQLRLQMQAEHKFQRVAFGMCQGHFGQVKGREFFCVVHLDGTLTFYEQDGISYECRFPGYRALPAPVVYCERTDSFFRFSATWDLQCYSYQDLSHSLVTKSSYQPTWTQCVGEGIVDMRVVQVKENCSYIMILGERNFISLDDNGKFNFMLKLDYAPKCFISFVVGYYWEPGARLITAIISDSSKLHLYEEANLIWAAQWPNQSPAPVAIQRSNVQNLAGGIVTLGAKGQLEVGYLGADPFQFQVQPLKLEELSFAQAHKELQQLEDEIKEAVDVRDMDALNQQAADQVRLTFTIQPEVNDDLDTLLLDVPADVAVKELPSAKGLLRCRIKAELAELQLVFQTPNGVRCSQDTLSFVDVAAGTIHEFKLDFYIAELLHIHSAKVEVIASFVSPRGIPRVIQQIANLPLSMFYRACQPQKAAGIKLTYSIISRHVTPKLATFFGEFLEEHSEAHALGLQLLCPGLEKQSEVITLVAAKNSNRIRIQSDYVETFAMILERIVERTLQLDSSAGLIKMDKKKPRKGVLNRCVERLIAAPFLPIQPILHRIDVHHDTQQSIRKQTEQLEELWQQFKTLQRNLQEQSEGDPKEALTMQIESNYDQLILEGDKLVEIRRDERRQRCDLNCAVALARWIIHALNLEERVVNVVNSVLSVPIEDWTELSWEESMAPGIDMLHHFGPLTRSKSTSTHGLLDSNANPKDSFDYSRFRRHFATLFDRIIRLASTPVAIKPDDSKEPSGEVEKPAAEEQVDEIGNMQRMLGEKGLPLGPPKRRSNMSSSLEAVEDDEEYDEEDLREDVGYRKEYGATDGTNTSSNRKNRSEWVNEDFELPTTEELFSDLGIWW; encoded by the exons ATGTCCTTGTTCAATGTCTGCAGCTGGTGGTCCGCCCAATGCTCCGATCCTGGCGAGGAATACGATGTGGCCAGCTTGCTGTGCGCCCGCTTCGGCCTGGAGGCTCAGGAGAAGGACTACATCATTGTGGGCTCCCAGTCGGGACAGCTGAGCATCTACTACCCGCACCATCGGGGCTATGATGCCACCGATTTGCTGCTGGAGACCCAGATGACGGCTCCTATTTTGGGCCTATATGCTGGCAAGTTTAGTGG CACTGTGCGCAACGAGAATGCCAACCAGTTGGGAGTTCTACTGCCCAATGCCATTGTTATATACAATGTCCTGGCCATCGGTGGACTGGCGGAACACGGGGCTCAGTTGCGCTTGCAGATGCAGGCGGAGCACAAGTTCCAGCGCGTGGCCTTTGGGATGTGCCAGGGTCACTTCGGCCAGGTGAAGGGCAGGGAGTTCTTCTGTGTGGTGCATTTGGATGGAACTCTCACCTTTTACGAGCAGGATGGCATATCATACGAGTGCCGGTTTCCCGGCTACCGGGCTCTTCCCGCTCCTGTGGTCTATTGCGAACGTACCGATAGCTTCTTTCGGTTCAGTGCTACCTGGGATCTTCAGTGCTATAGCTATCAGGATTTGTCCCATTCCCTCGTCACGAAGAGTAGCTACCAACCCACTTGGACGCAGTGCGTGGGCGAGGGCATTGTCGATATGCGGGTGGTTCAAGTTAAGGA GAACTGTTCCTACATTATGATCCTGGGAGAACGAAACTTTATATCCCTGGACGACAATGGAAAGTTTAATTTCATGCTAAAGTTGGACTACGCTCCCAAATGTTTCATTAGTTTCGTGGTGGGTTACTATTGGG AACCGGGCGCCCGACTCATCACCGCCATCATTTCGGACTCCTCCAAACTGCACTTGTATGAGGAGGCCAATCTTATTTGGGCAGCCCAGTGGCCCAATCAATCCCCTGCCCCGGTGGCCATTCAGCGCTCTAATGTCCAAAACTTGGCTGGCGGAATTGTAACCTTGGGTGCCAAGGGGCAGCTGGAGGTGGGCTACCTGGGAGCCGATCCCTTTCAGTTCCAGGTTCAGCCCCTGAAACTAGAGGAGCTGAGCTTCGCCCAGGCCCACAAAGAACTCCAACAGCTGGAGGATGAAATCAAGGAGGCGGTGGATGTGCGGGACATGGATGCTCTCAACCAACAGGCGGCGGATCAAGTGCGTCTTACTTTTACTATCCAGCCGGAGGTCAACGACGATTTGGATACCCTGCTCCTTGACGTTCCCGCCGATGTGGCAGTCAAGGAATTACCGTCAGCCAAGGGTCTACTACGTTGTAGGATCAAGGCAGAGCTGGCCGAGCTGCAGCTGGTATTCCAAACCCCAAATGGGGTAAGATGCAGCCAGGACACCTTGAGCTTTGTGGATGTGGCAGCCGGCACCATCCATGAGTTTAAGCTGGATTTCTATATTGCCGAGTTGTTGCACATTCACAGCGCCAAAGTGGAGGTGATCGCCTCGTTTGTGAGTCCCAGG GGCATCCCACGGGTCATTCAGCAGATCGCAAACCTCCCTTTGTCCATGTTCTATCGGGCTTGCCAGCCCCAAAAGGCAGCTGGAATAAAGTTGACCTACAGCATCATCAGCCGCCATGTTACTCCGAAACTGGCCACCTTCTTTGGGGAGTTTCTGGAGGAGCACAGTGAGGCACATGCCTTGGGCCTACAGCTTCTATGTCCGGGCCTGGAGAAGCAAAGCGAAGTAATCACGTTGGTGGCCGCCAAGAACTCCAATCGGATTCGCATTCAATCCGATTACGTGGAGACCTTCGCCATGATCCTGGAGCGCATAGTGGAGCGGACCCTGCAGCTGGACAGCTCGGCGGGATTAATAAAAATGGACAAGAAAAAGCCCAGAAAGGGAGTGCTTAATCGGTGTGTGGAGCGTCTGATAGCTGCCCCCTTTCTGCCCATCCAGCCGATTCTCCACAGAATTGATGTGCATCACGATACCCAGCAGAGCATTAGAAAGCAAACG GAGCAACTAGAGGAATTGTGGCAACAGTTCAAGACGCTGCAGCGCAATTTGCAGGAGCAGTCCGAGGGGGACCCCAAAGAGGCCCTGACAATGCAAATAGAGTCCAACTACGACCAGTTGATCCTGGAGGGTGATAAGTTGGTGGAGATACGGCGGGACGAACGAAG ACAACGTTGCGACTTGAATTGCGCAGTGGCATTAGCCAGATGGATTATTCATGCCTTGAACCTGGAGGAGCGCGTGGTCAACGTGGTGAACTCCGTACTAAGTGTGCCCATCGAGGACTGGACAGAACTT AGCTGGGAAGAATCTATGGCTCCGGGCATTGATATGCTGCACCACTTCGGGCCACTGACCCGCTCTAAATCCACATCGACCCATGGACTACTGGACTCGAATGCCAATCCCAAGGACAGCTTCGATTATAGCCGCTTTAGACGCCACTTTGCCACCCTCTTTGACAGGATTATACGACTAGCATCTACACCGGTGGCTATCAAGCCGGATGACAGCAAGGAGCCATCTGGTGAGGTGGAGAAACCCGCAGCGGAAGAACAAGTGGATGAGATCGGAAATATGCAGCGCATGCTGGGAGAGAAGGGTCTGCCTTTGGGTCCACCCAAGCGTAGAAGCAACATGAGCAGTTCCCTGGAAGCAGTCGAGGACGATGAGGAGTACGACGAGGAGGATCTGCGGGAGGACGTGGGCTATCGGAAGGAGTATGGAGCCACTGATGGGACGAACACCTCCTCCAACAGGAAAAACCGATCCGAATGGGTCAACGAGGACTTTGAGCTACCCACCACCGAGGAGCTGTTCAGCGACCTGGGTATCTGGTGGTAG
- the LOC108118720 gene encoding venom allergen-1: MDSGFYLIIVCLAVILEMASSQPASWCDPALCPDDTVHVACNNNGDFHERCSEDATMVDLKPYRSLIVDEHNKRRNFVASGSLPGYYPATRMATMVWDEELEYLATLNLKTCHLEHDDCRNSYRFRNLGQNLCGVDRPRNWPLNVTNLVEQSMGLWFGEHRVIDSSYITDFRVTRNLEKYGHFVETVVDRNTHVGCAMMRFTNPQYPFLYIYNTACNYASVYAIGVPVYNAGEPASDCRTGSNPDYPALCSINPNYNLY; this comes from the exons ATGGATTCTGGATTTTACCTTATCATCGTCTGTCTGGCTGTAATTTTGGAGATGGCCAGCAGCCAACCCGCCTCCTGGTGCGATCCGGCATTGTGTCCGGATGATACTGTTCATGTGGCCTGCAATAACAATGGC GACTTTCATGAAAGATGTTCCGAGGATGCCACGATGGTGGACCTGAAACCGTATCGCTCCCTGATCGTTGACGAACACAACAAAAGGAGGAACTTTGTGGCCTCGGGTTCCCTGCCGGGCTACTACCCGGCCACCCGCATGGCCACCATGGTGTGGGACGAGGAACTGGAGTATCTGGCCACCTTGAACCTGAAAACCTGCCATTTGGAACACGACGACTGCCGGAACAGCTACCGCTTCCGGAATCTGGGTCAGAATCTGTGCGGAGTGGATCGGCCTCGTAACTGGCCCTTGAACGTGACCAACTTGGTGGAGCAGTCGATGGGCTTGTGGTTTGGGGAGCATCGCGTGATCGACAGCAGCTACATCACTGACTTTCGGGTCACCAGAAATCT TGAAAAGTACGGTCACTTTGTGGAGACGGTGGTGGACAGAAATACCCATGTGGGCTGTGCCATGATGCGATTCACCAATCCCCAGTATCCCTTCCTCTACATCTACAACACGGCCTGCAACTACGCCAGCGTCTATGCCATCGGAGTTCCTGTCTACAATGCCGGAGAACCGGCCTCCGATTGCCGGACTGGAAGCAACCCGGACTACCCCGCCCTCTGCTCCATCAATCCAAACTATAACTTATACTAG
- the LOC108118775 gene encoding antigen 5 like allergen Cul n 1 gives MSSLVVFWAACVAIFQLALAKDFSWCDPSLCEPTQRHIACRNTGAFHRRCQPDSFQVDLNSYKAQVLHAHNKRRNFLALGKVPGYYPATRMATMVWDDELQYLSMLNSRTCKLDHDDCHNTYRYANSGQNLCAVWRPRSPYVNVTSLVEECVGLWFNEYPLIDSSFIDAFKVTAIFEDYGHFAEMNVDKNFALGCSILRFTRPDYPSVYIYNFICNYASLYALGAPVYETGYPASRCVTGKSHFYPGLCSTREEYDPNW, from the exons ATGTCTTCCCTGGTCGTTTTTTGGGCTGCCTGCGTGGCCATTTTCCAGTTGGCTCTGGCCAAGGATTTCAGCTGGTGTGATCCCAGTCTGTGTGAGCCCACCCAAAGGCACATTGCCTGCCGGAATACGGGT gCTTTTCATCGTCGCTGCCAGCCGGATTCCTTTCAAGTGGATTTGAATAGTTACAAAGCCCAAGTCCTACACGCCCACAACAAGAGAAGAAACTTCCTGGCCTTGGGAAAAGTGCCAGGATACTATCCAGCTACACGAATGGCCACAATG GTTTGGGACGATGAACTGCAATACCTGTCCATGTTGAATTCCCGCACCTGTAAACTAGACCACGATGACTGCCACAACACCTATCGTTATGCCAATTCAGGACAGAATCTGTGCGCCGTCTGGCGACCAAGGAGTCCTTATGTAAATGTGACCAGTCTGGTGGAGGAGTGTGTGGGTCTGTGGTTCAATGAGTACCCACTGATAGACAGTAGTTTCATTGACGCCTTCAAGGTTACGGCGATATT TGAGGACTATGGGCACTTTGCTGAGATGAATGTGGACAAGAACTTTGCCCTGGGCTGTTCCATCCTAAGGTTCACTCGCCCCGACTACCCTTCGGTCTACATCTACAACTTCATCTGCAACTATGCTTCACTGTACGCCCTGGGAGCTCCCGTCTACGAGACTGGCTATCCCGCCTCTCGTTGCGTAACCGGAAAGAGTCACTTCTATCCGGGGCTGTGTTCCACCCGCGAGGAGTACGATCCAAATTGGTAA
- the cv-2 gene encoding BMP-binding endothelial regulator protein translates to MCCQSSGQWKSSAQSSSGQPHQESDSESVPARKTTRHRRRLSQNGAQILIPILALILVALLQIQTVAAGAGNSLHGYLESCSNEGEEVQLAKRNQDFKCFNCICQNGFVRCSNNCPPIDDCYMVDRSNGSCCPRCKGCMFRGIPYESGAEWTDPEDPCRTYKCVATVVTETIQKCYSQCDDDQLQPPRPGECCPTCQGCTINGQTVAKGQEVVPFIDDRCLVCQCGDNQLTCSKKTCPILLCPKSKQKQHPDECCPRCTEKREIFTVPGKCFFNKQMYYEKTQFMPDRCTNCTCLNGTSVCQRATCPILECAPEFQEEDGCCPRCAVAEVRSECSLEGVTYRNNETWNMGPCRSCRCNGGTIRCSERRCPAVKCRANEVLKLPPGECCYRCVEAAGTCTVFGDPHFRTFDGKFFSFQGSCKYLLAADCRDNTFHIRLTNEGRGTRHASWAKTITLKLHNLRVNLGQRLRVKVNGTRVMLPYVGMAGGQNVTIERFIDGVGGVVMLRSEMGLQLEWDGAGFLQVTVPAQYKKRLCGLCGNFNGSARDDLTSKDGRSHSDEEVWHFANSWKVGGPKSCSRQRENIAALPTCDKRMSSFYCHPLSVSHLFGECNERLNPQNYIAACRMDVCECPSGSCHCDSFAAYAHECKRLGVILPDWRTATKCPSGFRRNATTLSSYLNNEYYGDSSFTRLKGRGRKQQRQQHRLHRQQLQQLQEQELRRKQERRRRPKGGQHNQVVDKEFTRKHPSLVLHPRAPDRTPPPLH, encoded by the exons GTTACCTGGAATCTTGCTCGAACGAGGGCGAGGAAGTCCAATTGGCGAAACGTAATCAGGACTTCAAGTGCTTTAATTGCATCTGTCAG AATGGATTTGTAAGATGTTCCAACAATTGCCCACCCATTGATGATTGCTATATGGTAGACAGGTCAAATGGCTCCTGTTGTCCCCGATGTAAAG GTTGCATGTTCCGGGGCATTCCGTATGAAAGTGGAGCGGAATGGACTGACCCGGAGGATCCCTGCAGGACCTACAAGTGCGTGGCCACCGTCGTCACCGAGACCATCCAGAAGTGCTACTCCCAGTGCGATGACGATCAGCTGCAGCCACCACGCCCCGGAGAATGCTGTCCCACCTGTCAAG GCTGCACGATCAACGGCCAGACTGTGGCCAAGGGCCAGGAGGTTGTCCCCTTCATTGACGATCGCTGCCTGGTCTGCCAGTGCGGCGACAACCAGCTGACCTGCTCCAAGAAGACCTGCCCCATCCTGCTGTGCCCCAAGAGCAAGCAGAAGCAGCATCCCGACGAGTGCTGTCCAAGGTGCACGGAAAAGCGAGAGATATTTACGGTGCCAG GCAAGTGCTTCTTCAACAAACAGATGTACTACGAGAAGACCCAGTTCATGCCGGATAGGTGCACCAATTGCACCTGTTTGAACGGCACCTCGGTGTGCCAGCGTGCCACCTGCCCCATCCTGGAGTGTGCCCCCGAGTTCCAGGAGGAGGACGGCTGCTGTCCCCGCTGCGCCGTCGCCGAGGTCAGAAGCGAGTGTAGTCTGGAGGGCGTGACCTATCGCAACAACGAGACCTGGAACATGGGACCCTGCCGCAGTTGCCGCTGCAACGGTGGCACCATCCGGTGTTCCGAGCGACGTTGTCCGGCGGTCAAGTGCCGGGCGAACGAGGTTCTGAAGCTGCCACCGGGAGAGTGCTGTTATCGGTGCGTCGAGGCGGCTGGAACGTGTACGGTCTTTGGGGATCCCCACTTCCGTACCTTCGATGGCAAGTTCTTCAGTTTCCAGGGAAGCTGCAAGTATCTGCTGGCCGCCGACTGCAGGGACAATACATTCCACATCCGGCTGACGAACGAGGGCAGGGGAACCCGGCATGCCAGTTGGGCTAAAACGATCACCCTGAAGCTCCACAACCTGCGCGTGAATCTCGGCCAGCGGCTGAGGGTGAAGGTCAACGGCACCAGGGTCATGCTGCCCTACGTGGGCATGGCCGGAGGACAGAACGTTACCATAGAGCGGTTCATCGATGGTGTGGGTGGCGTAGTGATGCTGCGATCCGAAATGGGGCTCCAGCTGGAGTGGGATGGAGCCGGCTTCCTGCAGGTCACAGTGCCCGCCCAATACAAGAAACGACTGTGCGGCCTGTGCGGCAACTTCAACGGCAGCGCCCGGGACGATCTCACCAGCAAGGACGGCCGCTCCCACAGCGATGAGGAGGTCTGGCACTTTGCCAACTCTTGGAAGGTGGGCGGCCCCAAGTCCTGTTCCCGCCAGCGTGAAAACATCGCTGCCCTGCCCACCTGCGACAAGAGGATGTCCAGCTTCTACTGCCATCCGCTGAGCGTCTCCCATTTGTTTGGGGAATGCAACGAGCGTCTGAATCCCCAGAACTACATCGCCGCCTGCCGGATGGACGTGTGCGAGTGTCCTTCGGGGAGTTGCCACTGCGACAGCTTCGCCGCCTACGCCCACGAGTGCAAGCGATTGGGTGTCATCCTGCCGGACTGGAGGACAGCCACCAAGTGCCCGAGCGGATTCCGACGGAATGCCACGACCTTGTCCAGCTATCTGAACAATGAGTACTACGGGGACTCGAGCTTCACGCGGTTGAAGGGCCGCGGACGGAAGCAGCAGAGACAGCAGCACCGGTTGCATCGCCAacagctgcagcagctgcaggAACAGGAGCTGAGGAGGAAACAGGAACGAAGGCGGCGGCCCAAGGGAGGCCAGCACAACCAGGTGGTGGACAAGGAGTTCACCCGGAAGCATCCCAGCCTAGTGTTGCATCCCCGTGCGCCGGATCGCACGCCGCCGCCCCTGCATTAA